One stretch of Balneola sp. MJW-20 DNA includes these proteins:
- a CDS encoding DUF192 domain-containing protein has protein sequence MKLHSQLIKSLLLLIISAGIIACSSEQESTNKPPASDDSRVLEYSRELTFLDTEGNAVSTIDVAIADDDSERAQGLMDVKKMPTESGMLFIFPDEQARSFWMANTPLPLDILYVAADSTIVRIYTQTRPYSQESLPSGSAAKFVVEVNGGYTINRDIREGYRIRF, from the coding sequence ATGAAGTTACATTCACAGTTAATTAAAAGCTTACTATTGCTGATCATTTCTGCGGGCATTATTGCCTGCAGTAGTGAGCAGGAATCAACCAATAAACCTCCGGCGTCCGACGATTCCAGAGTATTGGAATACAGCAGAGAGTTAACCTTTTTAGATACAGAAGGTAATGCGGTCTCAACTATAGACGTTGCTATTGCTGATGATGATAGCGAACGTGCTCAGGGTCTGATGGATGTCAAAAAGATGCCAACAGAATCCGGAATGCTCTTCATTTTTCCTGATGAGCAGGCCCGAAGTTTCTGGATGGCAAATACTCCACTGCCCCTGGATATTTTGTATGTAGCGGCAGACAGTACGATCGTACGGATCTACACACAGACCAGACCTTATTCTCAGGAAAGTCTCCCGTCCGGATCAGCAGCAAAATTCGTTGTTGAGGTCAATGGTGGTTACACGATCAACCGGGACATCAGGGAAGGATACAGGATCAGATTCTGA
- the fbp gene encoding class 1 fructose-bisphosphatase, with translation MVNKSKNNLVTLEEYIIQAQNRFPGATGELSQLLRDIGLAAKIISREVNKAGITNILGFEGSTNIHGEAVKKLDIFADGQLISALERSLITCMVISEENDGVVKLGARNGKYIVYLDPLDGSSNIDVNVSIGSIFSIYMREARFDQTLRDDDALQPGVKQVAAGYVLYGSSTTLCYTTGLGVSMFTLDPSIGEFILSDRQIKLPEHGSIYSINEGSYNSWPLGLKKYIKYCQEEDAETNRPYSARYIGSMVADIHRTLIKGGIFIYPHSKRYPSGKLRLMYECNPLSFIIEQAGGMATNGKERIMEIQPEAIHQQTPIYIGSKENVTTVMEFLEEYQEASV, from the coding sequence ATCGTGAATAAGAGCAAAAATAATCTGGTAACACTTGAAGAATACATCATTCAGGCACAGAACAGATTTCCCGGGGCAACCGGTGAATTATCCCAGTTACTCAGGGATATCGGACTGGCCGCAAAGATCATTTCAAGAGAAGTCAATAAAGCAGGTATTACAAACATACTGGGATTTGAAGGCTCCACAAATATTCACGGTGAAGCCGTAAAAAAACTGGACATCTTTGCCGATGGGCAGCTGATCTCTGCACTTGAGCGATCCTTAATTACTTGTATGGTCATTTCAGAAGAGAATGACGGGGTAGTTAAACTGGGAGCCAGAAATGGAAAATACATTGTTTATCTGGATCCATTGGATGGTTCCTCCAACATTGATGTGAATGTATCGATCGGATCTATCTTTTCGATCTATATGAGAGAGGCTCGATTCGATCAGACTCTTCGGGATGATGATGCTCTTCAGCCCGGTGTTAAGCAGGTTGCCGCGGGATACGTATTGTATGGTTCCAGTACCACCTTATGTTATACTACCGGTCTGGGAGTAAGTATGTTTACATTGGATCCCAGTATTGGTGAATTTATTCTTAGTGACCGCCAGATCAAACTTCCGGAGCACGGCAGTATCTACAGTATAAACGAAGGAAGCTATAATTCCTGGCCGCTGGGATTAAAGAAATACATTAAATATTGCCAGGAAGAGGATGCCGAAACCAACCGACCCTATTCGGCCAGATATATCGGTTCTATGGTGGCAGACATTCACAGGACACTGATAAAAGGCGGAATATTCATCTATCCGCACAGTAAACGGTACCCCAGTGGTAAACTACGGCTGATGTACGAATGTAACCCGCTTAGTTTCATTATTGAACAGGCCGGAGGCATGGCTACGAATGGTAAAGAAAGGATCATGGAGATACAGCCGGAAGCCATTCATCAGCAGACACCCATCTACATTGGGTCAAAGGAAAATGTTACCACCGTTATGGAATTCCTGGAGGAGTATCAGGAAGCCAGTGTATGA
- the coaE gene encoding dephospho-CoA kinase (Dephospho-CoA kinase (CoaE) performs the final step in coenzyme A biosynthesis.) translates to MIIAGITGGIGSGKTSFCKIWEDEGVEVIYLDDFAKELMVSDQELIKQIKNTFGDESYYPDGTLNRKYLAAEAFEKGRVSELNALVHPALWKKLDQMITEKREQGLPLLAIEAAILLNKGRPDRVDSVILIESDRDEQIQRVKKRDGISEEKEILSRLNKQPDFSNLHHLADHVIYNNGSLEELQQKALKLLDQLTETD, encoded by the coding sequence ATGATCATTGCAGGTATTACCGGAGGAATTGGGAGTGGAAAGACCTCATTCTGCAAAATATGGGAGGATGAGGGGGTAGAAGTCATTTATCTGGATGACTTTGCTAAAGAACTGATGGTAAGCGATCAGGAGCTCATTAAGCAGATTAAAAACACGTTTGGTGATGAGTCCTATTATCCTGATGGCACCCTGAACAGAAAATATCTTGCCGCTGAAGCATTTGAGAAAGGCAGAGTCAGTGAACTCAACGCATTGGTACACCCGGCACTTTGGAAGAAACTGGATCAAATGATCACAGAAAAGAGGGAGCAGGGATTACCGTTATTAGCCATTGAAGCGGCGATCCTCTTAAATAAGGGGCGACCGGATAGAGTAGACAGCGTTATTTTAATAGAATCAGACAGGGATGAGCAGATACAGAGAGTGAAGAAAAGAGACGGAATATCCGAAGAAAAGGAGATCCTCTCCAGGTTAAACAAGCAACCCGATTTCAGCAATCTGCATCATCTTGCAGATCATGTAATCTATAATAACGGAAGCCTGGAAGAGCTTCAGCAAAAGGCATTAAAACTACTGGATCAGCTGACAGAGACAGATTAA
- the prfB gene encoding peptide chain release factor 2 (programmed frameshift): MAVNTDQLNEISERLDTLRRYLDYDKRKVKIIELTEQTQDPNFWDDPSKAQNIMKKLDQEKGLVEGWDKLNELRESINVFLEFKEMGEDVDDDIESEFNKLEKGLEELELRNMLNGEDDHRDAVMTFNPGAGGTESQDWAQMLYRMYTRWAEKSGHKVSVIEYQDGDVAGLKSATIEVSGDNAYGFLKAESGVHRLVRVSPFDSNARRHTSFCSVFVAPLIDDTIEINVNDSDVELQRFHSSGAGGQNVNKVETGVRLIWEGELSDGSTERVVAECQQERSQLQNREKAMVLLKSKIYELEKEIKEREKAKLEGSKGKNEWGSQIRSYVLDDRRVKDHRTDYETSNTDAVLDGDLDEFIKEYLLSTSGQQKKSA, encoded by the exons ATGGCGGTAAACACAGATCAGTTGAATGAGATCTCAGAGCGGTTGGATACGCTCAGGAGGTATCTT GACTACGACAAAAGAAAAGTAAAGATCATAGAACTTACTGAGCAGACCCAGGACCCTAATTTCTGGGATGATCCATCCAAAGCTCAGAATATCATGAAGAAGCTGGATCAGGAAAAAGGTCTGGTCGAAGGATGGGACAAACTCAACGAGCTGCGTGAAAGCATAAATGTTTTCCTCGAATTCAAAGAAATGGGGGAAGATGTAGACGATGATATTGAATCTGAATTCAATAAGCTGGAAAAAGGTCTGGAAGAACTGGAACTCCGGAATATGCTGAACGGAGAGGATGATCACCGTGACGCGGTGATGACCTTTAACCCGGGAGCCGGAGGAACAGAGAGTCAGGACTGGGCTCAGATGTTATATCGAATGTACACCCGGTGGGCTGAAAAATCCGGACACAAAGTATCTGTTATAGAATATCAGGACGGAGATGTGGCAGGACTCAAAAGTGCCACCATCGAAGTATCGGGCGATAATGCTTACGGCTTTCTGAAAGCAGAAAGCGGGGTGCATCGTCTGGTAAGAGTTTCTCCATTTGACTCAAATGCAAGAAGGCATACTTCATTCTGTTCGGTATTCGTAGCTCCGCTGATTGATGATACCATAGAAATAAACGTGAATGACAGCGATGTAGAGTTGCAGCGATTTCACTCCAGTGGTGCCGGTGGGCAGAATGTGAATAAAGTAGAAACCGGTGTCCGCCTGATCTGGGAAGGTGAATTATCTGACGGTTCAACTGAAAGAGTAGTAGCTGAATGTCAGCAGGAAAGATCTCAGCTGCAGAATCGTGAAAAAGCGATGGTACTTTTAAAGTCCAAGATCTATGAGCTGGAGAAAGAGATCAAGGAAAGAGAAAAAGCCAAGCTGGAAGGTTCCAAAGGTAAGAACGAATGGGGATCGCAGATCCGTAGCTATGTTCTGGATGACCGCAGAGTAAAAGATCACCGAACCGATTACGAGACCTCCAATACCGATGCGGTTCTGGATGGAGATCTGGATGAATTTATAAAAGAATACCTGCTTTCAACTTCCGGACAACAAAAGAAGTCTGCCTGA
- a CDS encoding glycine zipper domain-containing protein: protein MATQKNESKIKRELEDTIYTASGVLEEKAVQTYDAMLDKLKYERDRLEREIKHEYRNARRYVRANPEQGLGIAFVAGLFLGALITKR from the coding sequence ATGGCTACTCAAAAGAACGAATCAAAAATCAAAAGAGAACTGGAAGATACTATTTATACAGCTTCCGGTGTACTGGAAGAGAAAGCAGTACAAACGTATGATGCCATGCTGGACAAACTCAAGTACGAAAGAGACCGGCTGGAACGAGAGATCAAGCACGAGTATCGTAATGCAAGACGGTATGTACGAGCAAATCCTGAGCAAGGTCTCGGAATTGCTTTTGTTGCCGGTTTGTTTCTCGGAGCACTGATCACAAAAAGATAA
- a CDS encoding DUF3419 family protein, which translates to MSLFSFLQNNFLVYNISWEDQQVDRSLLQLDKNSSVCMITGGGCNTLSYLLDEPELIHTTDINPHQKALLDLKLSLIRSSEPDHYPAFFKTGRSEDHVTVYCKIRPDLNDFSRKFWDRNIHHFDPDGIGFYHFGTCGVFAMLLNRFLEMIGVRDELLQMVLDPMDHQDRETHYEKIEKRVFSNKLSGIWRTNLVLSMLGIPINQSSRTSDLQQFMQRLLHEIFVDLDPSLNPYWGLYLTGRYTDRNLPAHLKSKNMPVLKASVSKIRSENMALTEMLEKYNRTYSHFILLDHLDWFDHDSVEYQNSWKAILNASDPGTRILLRSVEKDPGFIPEFVQKRCSILTYNDPAHSLGDRVNTYAGTFLCEVI; encoded by the coding sequence ATGAGTTTATTCAGCTTTCTTCAGAACAATTTCCTGGTGTACAATATCAGCTGGGAAGATCAGCAGGTAGACCGCTCTTTGCTTCAGCTGGACAAGAATTCGTCGGTCTGCATGATAACCGGAGGCGGATGTAATACCCTATCCTATCTTCTTGACGAGCCTGAACTGATCCATACAACAGATATCAATCCACATCAAAAAGCTCTGCTGGATCTGAAATTGAGTCTGATACGGTCATCTGAACCAGACCATTACCCGGCTTTCTTCAAAACGGGAAGGTCGGAGGATCACGTTACGGTGTATTGTAAAATCCGCCCTGACTTAAATGATTTCAGCCGTAAATTCTGGGACCGGAATATACACCACTTCGATCCGGACGGAATCGGTTTTTATCATTTTGGAACCTGTGGTGTTTTCGCGATGCTGCTAAATCGTTTTCTTGAGATGATCGGTGTCAGAGATGAACTGCTTCAAATGGTTCTAGATCCGATGGATCATCAGGACAGAGAAACTCACTATGAGAAGATCGAAAAAAGGGTGTTCTCAAATAAATTAAGCGGTATTTGGAGAACAAATCTTGTACTCAGTATGCTTGGTATACCGATCAATCAGTCCTCAAGGACGAGTGACCTTCAGCAATTTATGCAAAGATTATTACATGAGATCTTCGTAGATCTGGATCCTTCGCTCAATCCCTACTGGGGCCTGTATCTTACCGGCAGATATACAGATCGAAATCTTCCTGCTCATCTGAAATCAAAAAATATGCCGGTCTTAAAGGCAAGTGTATCAAAGATCCGGTCAGAGAATATGGCACTCACTGAAATGCTTGAAAAGTACAACAGAACGTATTCGCATTTTATATTACTTGATCACCTGGACTGGTTTGATCACGACTCGGTCGAATACCAGAATAGCTGGAAAGCCATTCTTAATGCTTCTGATCCAGGGACCAGGATCCTGTTGCGTTCAGTCGAAAAAGATCCGGGGTTTATTCCTGAGTTTGTGCAAAAGAGATGCAGTATTCTGACATATAATGACCCGGCTCATAGTCTGGGTGACCGTGTGAATACGTATGCCGGAACCTTCCTTTGTGAGGTGATATGA
- a CDS encoding class I SAM-dependent methyltransferase: MILGDQSKYYKFHSHIYDYSRWSFLFGRKSLLDRSLPDFEPHRILDIGSGTGYQLKQLYRKFSESKITGIELSGHMIKKAHKKLQKYPIDLIRSDYIDQQFKKEGFDMITASYSLTMMSDHKRVTKKIHSELKRNGVLMIVDFYDTPFNSFRNWMKLNHVSFIPEYFDKDIPETGFKIETKVLRKAYGGLWSYVCLIYRKI, from the coding sequence ATGATATTAGGGGATCAGTCTAAATATTATAAATTTCATTCTCATATTTACGATTATAGCCGCTGGTCTTTTTTATTTGGCAGGAAATCACTTCTCGATAGATCGCTACCTGACTTTGAACCACACCGGATACTCGACATCGGCAGTGGTACCGGTTATCAGCTCAAACAGCTCTATCGAAAATTTAGTGAATCGAAGATCACCGGTATTGAATTATCGGGTCATATGATCAAAAAGGCTCACAAAAAACTGCAGAAGTACCCTATCGACCTCATCAGGTCAGACTACATAGATCAGCAATTCAAGAAAGAAGGATTCGATATGATCACGGCCTCCTATTCCCTTACCATGATGTCTGATCATAAAAGAGTTACTAAAAAAATTCATTCTGAACTGAAGCGAAATGGAGTGCTGATGATCGTAGATTTTTATGATACTCCTTTTAATTCATTCAGAAATTGGATGAAATTGAATCATGTCTCATTTATACCGGAATATTTTGATAAGGATATTCCGGAAACCGGATTCAAAATCGAAACAAAAGTTCTACGCAAGGCCTACGGAGGTCTATGGAGTTACGTTTGTCTGATTTACCGAAAGATCTAA
- a CDS encoding ABC transporter ATP-binding protein codes for MIRRLYQFIRPYRWYVALAILLTLSASYLGTVRPKLTQLAVDEYIANSDYEGLGYIILLLVGALLGEFILLMINTYLTRWFGQNTLYSLRNAVFEKIKSLHVQFFDKNPIGRLITRTTSDIEALSELLSDGVVNIVGDLFRIIFILYFMFSMSWELSIVTIAVLPVLFYATFWFKAKVRVSFLKVRDQIARLNSFVQEHINGMDVVQLFNREEKQLKKFNDINAEHRKAHIETIFYFAIFWPFVEVLASFAMALIVWYGGGRALMGGVTFGVLLAFIQYARQFFMPIRGLSEKFNTLQSALASSERIFEVLDTEKEVTETGNARDLDTVQGKIEFRNVWFKYNDNEDWVLKDVSFVAEPGEDVAIVGATGAGKTTIINLLFRFYEINKGTILLDDIDIRELSLHTLRSHFGLVLQDNALFSGTVLDNITLGNREISPEQVRKAAHKVEAHRFIEKLPGEYQYELKERGASLSMGQRQLICFVRALVYDPEILILDEATSSVDSETEALVNEASELMMRGRTSIVIAHRLSTIQHADRILVMHKGEIRESGSHRELILREEGLYKRLYELQYKDQLVTTS; via the coding sequence CTGATTCGGCGGCTTTATCAATTTATCAGACCTTACAGGTGGTATGTAGCTCTCGCAATTTTGCTGACTTTGTCAGCATCATATCTGGGCACCGTTCGCCCAAAACTGACTCAGCTTGCCGTTGATGAATATATTGCAAATAGCGACTACGAGGGATTAGGGTATATCATCCTGTTGTTAGTTGGAGCGTTGCTTGGCGAGTTTATTCTGCTCATGATCAATACCTACCTGACCCGATGGTTTGGACAGAATACACTTTATTCACTTAGGAACGCGGTATTTGAAAAGATCAAATCACTGCACGTTCAGTTCTTCGATAAAAACCCGATCGGTCGGCTGATCACCCGTACTACTTCCGATATTGAAGCTCTGAGTGAGTTGCTGTCGGATGGAGTCGTGAATATAGTTGGAGACCTTTTCAGGATTATTTTTATCCTGTACTTCATGTTCAGCATGAGCTGGGAACTTAGTATAGTGACCATTGCTGTATTGCCGGTATTATTTTATGCTACTTTCTGGTTTAAAGCAAAGGTCAGAGTGTCCTTTCTCAAGGTCAGGGACCAGATCGCGAGACTAAATTCTTTTGTGCAGGAACACATAAACGGAATGGATGTTGTTCAGCTCTTTAATCGTGAGGAAAAACAGCTGAAGAAATTCAACGACATCAATGCTGAACACCGTAAAGCGCATATTGAGACTATCTTTTATTTTGCCATATTCTGGCCGTTTGTGGAGGTACTCGCCAGCTTTGCAATGGCTCTTATTGTTTGGTACGGTGGTGGACGAGCGCTGATGGGTGGAGTCACCTTCGGGGTGCTGCTCGCTTTTATTCAGTATGCCCGTCAGTTTTTTATGCCGATTCGCGGCCTGTCAGAGAAATTCAACACCCTGCAGTCAGCTCTGGCTTCCTCAGAACGCATATTCGAAGTGCTCGATACCGAGAAGGAAGTAACGGAGACCGGTAATGCAAGAGATCTTGATACCGTACAGGGCAAGATCGAATTCAGGAATGTCTGGTTTAAATACAATGATAATGAGGACTGGGTACTTAAAGATGTTTCCTTTGTAGCCGAACCCGGAGAGGATGTAGCCATTGTAGGAGCAACCGGTGCCGGAAAGACCACGATCATCAACTTATTGTTTCGTTTCTATGAGATCAATAAGGGTACGATACTCCTGGATGATATTGATATCAGGGAACTGTCGTTGCATACACTGAGATCTCACTTTGGGTTGGTACTACAGGATAATGCCCTGTTTTCAGGTACCGTTCTTGATAATATAACCCTAGGTAACAGGGAGATCAGTCCGGAACAGGTAAGAAAAGCAGCTCATAAGGTAGAGGCCCATCGTTTCATTGAAAAACTACCGGGTGAATACCAATATGAGCTGAAAGAGAGAGGGGCATCTCTTTCGATGGGTCAAAGACAGCTTATATGTTTTGTCAGGGCACTGGTTTATGATCCTGAGATATTAATACTGGATGAGGCTACTTCCAGTGTTGATTCCGAAACAGAGGCACTGGTCAACGAAGCCAGCGAATTAATGATGAGAGGCCGAACTTCTATTGTCATCGCTCACCGACTGTCAACCATCCAGCATGCCGACAGGATACTGGTGATGCATAAAGGGGAGATACGAGAGTCTGGCAGCCACCGTGAGCTCATACTCAGAGAGGAAGGCTTATATAAACGCCTGTACGAGTTACAGTATAAGGATCAGCTGGTCACCACTTCTTAG
- the rnz gene encoding ribonuclease Z yields the protein MIVVPLGVASATPTAVRHLPSVALWREGSVFLFDCGENAQMRMLQAGMKRSKIESICISHFDVDHFSGLIGLLTTLQLQRRDKTLKLIGPEGIKEYVEWNLKFIGINLVYDLEFVELKEGFEEEKVLDEEEYYIEARPLKHSRFCIGYRFQEKDKPGKVDAEKAKVMGISKDEEYKALKAGKDVTLDDGSIVKADDIVGHPRPGDSFAYVTDTEYSPNAVKLAMNTNILYHEATFSKTLTDKALETGHSTTSDAARVATEAQTKLLVLGHFSARYTNAYTLLKEARDEFYPTWLANELKPIFTDPTHERGIITPKVELNEVSDNKGGGKYRGKRRDDRGGGGGKHFRKRRGDSRGGSSRGRRSSSSSSSGRGNRSGGSDRYQSRGDNKYRKTYGSNRYNNKFEKSDDNKSDRSKSNYTPRSYDDDFDRF from the coding sequence ATGATTGTAGTACCATTAGGTGTAGCATCAGCAACCCCAACCGCAGTAAGACACCTGCCCTCAGTAGCTCTTTGGAGAGAAGGCAGCGTATTCCTGTTCGACTGTGGAGAAAATGCCCAGATGAGAATGCTTCAGGCGGGCATGAAACGATCTAAGATCGAAAGCATTTGCATCTCACACTTTGATGTGGATCATTTTTCCGGACTAATAGGACTGCTAACCACTCTGCAGCTTCAGCGTCGGGATAAAACTCTTAAGCTTATTGGACCGGAAGGCATAAAAGAATATGTCGAATGGAACCTGAAGTTCATAGGGATCAATCTGGTCTATGACCTTGAATTCGTTGAGCTGAAAGAAGGCTTCGAAGAAGAAAAGGTCCTGGATGAAGAAGAATATTATATAGAGGCCAGACCTCTTAAACACAGCAGATTTTGTATAGGCTATCGCTTCCAGGAAAAGGATAAACCCGGGAAAGTAGATGCCGAGAAGGCGAAAGTAATGGGAATTTCCAAAGATGAGGAATATAAAGCCCTCAAAGCAGGAAAGGATGTTACTCTGGATGACGGTTCGATTGTGAAAGCAGATGATATTGTTGGGCACCCGCGCCCCGGTGATAGCTTTGCCTATGTGACCGATACGGAATATAGCCCGAATGCAGTAAAGCTGGCTATGAATACCAACATCCTCTACCATGAGGCTACATTCAGTAAAACTCTTACTGATAAAGCCCTGGAAACCGGTCATTCTACAACTTCAGACGCAGCTCGTGTGGCAACGGAAGCGCAGACCAAACTACTGGTACTGGGTCACTTCTCAGCCCGTTACACCAACGCCTATACCTTGCTGAAGGAAGCCAGAGATGAATTCTATCCAACCTGGCTGGCAAACGAACTTAAACCTATTTTCACTGATCCTACTCATGAACGCGGGATCATCACCCCAAAGGTGGAACTCAACGAAGTTTCTGACAACAAAGGCGGAGGTAAATACCGAGGCAAGCGCAGAGACGACCGAGGCGGAGGAGGTGGCAAACACTTCCGTAAGCGCAGGGGAGACTCCAGAGGGGGCAGTTCTCGTGGAAGAAGATCATCCTCTTCATCTTCTTCAGGTCGAGGGAACCGTTCAGGGGGCAGTGATCGTTATCAAAGTCGCGGCGATAATAAATACCGTAAGACCTATGGTAGTAATCGCTATAATAATAAGTTTGAAAAATCGGATGATAACAAAAGCGATCGTTCTAAATCCAATTACACTCCAAGGAGTTACGACGACGACTTTGACCGATTCTAA
- a CDS encoding ABC transporter ATP-binding protein — protein MGALKELNKYLKKYKGATILGTLFLTGANFFLVWIPVMIRRTMDEVEKLGNQDYQAADSILNTLFNTEAGWILAKNSGILVGMVLLYGILLFATRQTLIVSSRKVEFDIRNDVLKKLISLPQRFYAKYSSGEIYVRATEDIGKVREYYGPVIMYSINTITRAGFVITMMLIVNKELMLWALIPLPFISLFAYWITGFIHSQSTVIQEQYSVLAGKAKEAFSSIRLIKAYNRGAHEQEKFEAESENYRKKKLKLDLIESLFHPGLNFLIGISLIIVIWKGGSMVIEGTLTVGNIAEFLIYVAYLTWPVAALGYTTNRFQRSLASWNRIQEIMNIDPEIEHEEGKLESEINGTIEFRNVSFKYPDTDEYVLNGLNMKINKGENVAIVGRTGSGKSTLVQMIPRLFDPSEGEILLDGHDLREWSLKNLRQAIGFVPQETFLFSDSIGDNIAFGVQDATESDIEDAAEKAQVRDNILDFEKKFKTMLGERGITLSGGQKQRTAIARALIKDPKILIFDDSLSAVDTKTEDAILRHLKNELKGRTTIMISHRVSTIKDADKIYYLEDGKIVESGTHQELIDRNGQYTAMYNKQILEEELAEI, from the coding sequence TTGGGCGCACTTAAGGAATTAAATAAATATCTGAAAAAGTATAAGGGTGCCACGATTCTTGGCACCTTGTTCCTGACGGGTGCTAACTTTTTCCTCGTTTGGATCCCGGTAATGATCCGCAGAACCATGGATGAAGTGGAAAAACTGGGAAACCAGGATTATCAGGCCGCTGATTCCATACTGAACACACTTTTTAACACCGAAGCAGGGTGGATACTAGCTAAGAATTCAGGAATTCTGGTCGGTATGGTATTGCTTTATGGTATCTTGCTTTTTGCGACCCGCCAAACACTGATAGTTTCTTCAAGAAAGGTCGAATTTGATATCCGTAATGATGTGTTAAAAAAACTCATCAGTCTTCCTCAACGATTCTATGCTAAATATTCTTCTGGTGAGATATACGTCAGAGCCACTGAAGATATAGGTAAGGTCAGAGAATATTATGGTCCTGTGATCATGTACAGTATCAATACCATAACGCGGGCGGGCTTTGTTATCACTATGATGCTGATCGTGAATAAAGAATTGATGCTCTGGGCTTTGATCCCTTTACCCTTTATTTCCCTGTTTGCCTACTGGATCACCGGATTCATACACAGTCAGTCAACCGTCATCCAGGAACAGTACTCGGTCTTAGCAGGAAAAGCCAAAGAAGCTTTTTCCAGTATCAGACTTATTAAAGCATACAATCGCGGAGCTCATGAACAGGAGAAGTTCGAAGCAGAAAGCGAGAATTACCGAAAAAAGAAACTGAAACTGGATCTTATAGAATCTCTGTTTCATCCGGGCCTTAACTTTCTGATCGGTATTTCCCTTATCATTGTGATCTGGAAAGGCGGCTCAATGGTTATCGAGGGTACACTTACCGTGGGTAATATTGCCGAATTCCTTATCTATGTTGCGTATCTGACCTGGCCTGTCGCTGCTCTGGGTTACACGACCAATCGTTTTCAGCGGTCACTCGCCTCGTGGAACCGAATTCAGGAGATCATGAACATTGATCCGGAGATCGAACATGAAGAAGGAAAGCTGGAAAGTGAGATCAATGGCACTATAGAGTTCAGGAATGTATCCTTTAAATATCCAGATACGGATGAATATGTTCTTAATGGTCTGAACATGAAGATCAACAAAGGGGAGAATGTTGCGATCGTGGGCCGCACCGGTTCCGGTAAATCAACTTTGGTGCAGATGATACCGAGACTGTTTGATCCATCTGAAGGGGAGATCCTGCTGGATGGTCATGATCTCAGAGAATGGTCCCTGAAAAACCTCAGACAGGCGATCGGTTTTGTTCCGCAGGAAACCTTTTTATTTTCTGATTCCATAGGAGATAACATTGCCTTTGGGGTGCAGGATGCAACGGAATCCGATATTGAAGATGCAGCAGAAAAAGCGCAGGTAAGGGATAATATTTTGGATTTTGAGAAAAAATTTAAGACAATGTTAGGAGAAAGAGGAATAACCTTGTCGGGAGGACAAAAACAGCGGACAGCGATAGCGCGTGCACTCATAAAAGACCCCAAAATCCTGATATTTGATGACTCGCTGAGTGCGGTGGATACAAAAACGGAAGACGCGATTTTGAGGCATTTGAAAAATGAACTGAAGGGTCGTACAACGATAATGATAAGCCATCGGGTTTCAACCATTAAAGACGCGGACAAAATATATTATCTTGAAGATGGAAAGATCGTGGAATCCGGTACCCATCAGGAACTTATAGACAGAAATGGCCAATACACAGCCATGTACAACAAACAAATACTTGAAGAAGAACTGGCTGAAATTTAA